One genomic window of Desulfurococcus mucosus DSM 2162 includes the following:
- a CDS encoding TATA-box-binding protein produces MSGEPPFKTSYRVENIVATVILEHDLDLELIETRIPSITYKPDQFPGLIFRLDKPRATALVFKSGKMVVTGTKSTQQLVEAVKKIIKVFMKSGVDVRGRPRVQIQNIVAGGDIHAYVNLEKAAYHLEDSMYEPEQFPGLIHRMRDPRVVLLIFSSGKMVITGAKEESEVERAVVNIARQLYEAKCLVGPRPEE; encoded by the coding sequence GTGAGCGGGGAACCCCCTTTTAAAACAAGCTACCGTGTCGAGAACATTGTTGCCACCGTGATCCTTGAACACGACCTTGATTTAGAGCTCATTGAGACCAGGATCCCGAGCATCACGTATAAGCCGGATCAGTTCCCCGGCTTGATATTCAGGCTGGATAAACCCAGGGCCACAGCCCTGGTCTTCAAGTCGGGTAAGATGGTTGTAACGGGTACTAAGAGCACGCAGCAACTTGTAGAGGCGGTTAAGAAGATAATAAAGGTTTTCATGAAGAGCGGGGTAGATGTACGGGGCAGGCCCCGTGTACAGATACAGAACATTGTCGCTGGAGGAGACATACACGCCTATGTAAACCTCGAGAAGGCAGCATACCACTTAGAGGACAGTATGTATGAGCCCGAGCAGTTCCCTGGTTTGATACATAGGATGAGGGATCCCAGGGTCGTGCTATTAATATTCAGCAGCGGTAAAATGGTGATCACAGGGGCTAAAGAGGAGAGCGAGGTGGAGCGTGCGGTAGTCAACATAGCGAGGCAACTATATGAAGCCAAGT
- a CDS encoding DUF2070 family protein — MRLYRPNTAIGRYYSVLFSLPHWEILAVVFIVIAAAALISLGVNALPFLLNSLIVIVVLEAYRVLYPYTVFHKLKRIMGLSLTTLIYALIYNLVLRDWVLAVAASSTIVIAVLQGLDGTKWWRYIVATLPAGASIAISLWLTAPVTLRGELSRAIILLLLFSLADFIIYLAMGRHRINGYRAPDLGTLFLQNWLERRKNIEEVFDKLSTHENVHPRIVFLGDLAVVYTDLHYGPFSNTGSSELPGELSSLLSKLGYTAVTLHGFGSHDRNLASSRYLGEYLKKIYTTVMDAEREELRYHGALRLRGDDGWETLTLVFDRLSIVFVSRPGKGIDDIPYNLHLHYNVVARKKGLGDVVFIDSHNWEKQEEFHIDALAELIEETVNKALELKKSRPSVEVLSRYKCIKTNAPGLINGDSCIIEVTGEGRERVILLYLRGNNMEPGLRDRLVEALRGITGADHVEVFTNDEHSETGIRSSLAYVPVHESPELVRDILEATRGLMTEPYERGAQYSSSRFDIKVMGYTASLLEKLLKDTYLEATVLLVSYAFILPLLLGLPRLVH; from the coding sequence ATGAGGCTATACCGGCCTAACACCGCTATAGGCAGGTACTACTCGGTGCTGTTCTCGCTCCCCCACTGGGAGATCCTGGCAGTTGTTTTCATAGTGATCGCTGCCGCAGCCCTTATCTCGCTCGGCGTCAACGCGTTGCCATTCCTGTTGAACTCCCTTATAGTGATAGTGGTGTTAGAGGCCTACAGGGTGCTCTACCCCTACACGGTCTTCCACAAGTTGAAGAGGATAATGGGGTTGTCGCTGACAACCCTTATATATGCATTAATATACAACCTTGTTCTCAGGGACTGGGTTCTCGCTGTTGCAGCATCCTCTACAATAGTCATTGCAGTGCTCCAGGGGCTAGATGGCACCAAGTGGTGGAGGTATATTGTAGCAACACTCCCGGCAGGTGCATCCATAGCGATCTCTCTATGGCTTACAGCCCCGGTGACACTACGAGGGGAGCTTTCAAGAGCAATCATACTGCTACTGCTCTTCTCCCTGGCAGACTTCATAATCTATCTCGCCATGGGGAGACACCGGATTAACGGCTACAGGGCACCGGATCTAGGCACGCTCTTCCTTCAAAACTGGCTTGAGAGGAGGAAGAACATAGAGGAGGTGTTCGACAAGCTCTCCACGCATGAAAACGTCCATCCACGCATAGTATTCCTAGGCGACCTCGCAGTAGTATACACGGATCTACACTACGGGCCCTTCTCGAATACAGGTAGCAGTGAGCTACCCGGGGAACTCAGCTCGCTCCTATCTAAACTGGGCTACACGGCTGTCACGCTTCACGGCTTCGGTTCACACGACAGGAACCTGGCTTCATCAAGGTACCTGGGTGAATACTTGAAGAAGATTTACACGACAGTAATGGATGCTGAAAGAGAGGAATTAAGGTATCATGGGGCTCTAAGGCTTCGCGGTGACGACGGCTGGGAAACCCTGACCCTGGTCTTCGACAGGCTATCCATAGTATTTGTTTCGAGGCCGGGTAAAGGAATAGACGACATACCCTACAACCTGCACTTACACTATAATGTTGTGGCCAGGAAGAAAGGGCTCGGCGACGTGGTATTCATAGATTCGCATAACTGGGAGAAGCAGGAGGAGTTTCATATAGATGCCCTCGCCGAGCTGATAGAGGAAACCGTGAATAAAGCACTGGAATTGAAGAAGAGCCGTCCCTCCGTGGAGGTGCTTTCAAGGTACAAGTGCATTAAGACGAATGCCCCTGGATTAATCAACGGCGACTCCTGCATTATAGAGGTGACCGGTGAGGGAAGGGAGAGGGTTATCCTCCTGTATCTCAGAGGCAATAACATGGAGCCCGGTCTCAGGGATAGACTCGTGGAGGCCCTTAGGGGTATCACTGGAGCCGACCATGTAGAGGTGTTTACAAACGACGAGCACAGTGAGACAGGGATCAGGTCATCGCTGGCCTACGTGCCCGTCCACGAGTCCCCGGAGCTTGTCAGGGATATCCTAGAGGCAACTAGGGGGTTGATGACGGAGCCCTATGAGCGTGGAGCACAGTATTCGTCATCGAGGTTCGATATAAAGGTAATGGGTTACACGGCAAGCTTGCTTGAGAAACTATTGAAGGACACGTATCTAGAGGCAACGGTGCTCCTCGTCTCGTACGCGTTTATTCTTCCATTACTGCTCGGGCTGCCAAGGTTGGTTCATTAA
- a CDS encoding ATP/GTP-binding protein yields the protein MVSIVVFTGPAGSGKTSLVKAYSEWVRRSLLLRTAIVNLDPGVEEPGYKPTLDIRWFFTLRDVMSKYGLGPNGAFIKSSELILDYLGDILARPPFSNMHQWDLVLIDTPGQMEAFIFRPASNILLKKIAGLGNTVLAYLIDASSIGSVTDAVSLWFIYVLLQVKTGLITVPVISKSDAAGRRDIVRALVEKPMDLPGLISDESGFALEIMPDLLNIASKTKGPFRAVEVSATRGEGLDSLHMLLHEAFCACGDLT from the coding sequence ATGGTCTCCATAGTTGTGTTTACTGGTCCAGCAGGCTCAGGGAAGACCAGCCTTGTTAAAGCGTATAGTGAATGGGTTAGGAGGAGTCTCCTGCTTAGGACAGCTATAGTGAACCTTGATCCAGGCGTGGAGGAGCCCGGCTACAAGCCCACCCTGGACATAAGGTGGTTCTTCACGCTCAGGGATGTCATGTCGAAGTATGGTCTCGGACCAAACGGGGCTTTCATAAAGTCATCCGAGCTGATACTGGACTATCTAGGGGACATATTGGCGAGGCCGCCTTTCTCAAACATGCATCAATGGGATCTAGTACTCATCGATACACCGGGCCAGATGGAGGCCTTCATATTTAGGCCTGCCAGTAATATTCTACTTAAAAAGATAGCTGGGTTAGGCAACACTGTGCTAGCCTACCTTATAGACGCTTCCTCAATAGGCTCGGTGACGGATGCTGTGTCGCTTTGGTTCATCTATGTACTACTCCAGGTTAAAACAGGATTGATCACCGTGCCCGTTATAAGTAAGTCTGATGCAGCGGGGAGACGTGACATAGTGAGAGCGCTGGTGGAGAAACCCATGGATCTACCCGGGTTAATAAGTGATGAATCCGGGTTCGCATTAGAAATAATGCCCGACCTCCTTAACATAGCCTCGAAGACCAAGGGGCCTTTCAGGGCCGTTGAGGTTTCGGCGACACGTGGAGAGGGCCTCGACTCCCTCCACATGCTTCTCCACGAGGCTTTCTGTGCATGCGGGGATCTAACCTGA
- a CDS encoding ATP-dependent DNA ligase, producing MSSRQADMPVGLLADVFERIEAITSRTQMTALLVGLFKQTPPEIIDRVVYLIQGRLWPDWKGLPEIGVGEKLLVKAIALATGVTEASVEGLSKSLGDLGKAAEQLKSKSTGRSQGVTLLSYTQQRTELTVNRVYETLVRVAMAQGEGSKDIKIRLLAGLLKEASPKEAKFIVRFVEGRLRVGIGEATIMDALATIYGGGVAARPLIERAYNLRADLGEVAKILASKGLEAVKEVRPEVGTPIRPMLAERLSDPGEILEKVGGDAFIEYKYDGERAQIHKKGDKVWIFSRRLENITQQYPDVVELARNHLKADEAIVEGEIVAYDPETGELKPFQELMHRKRKHDIHSAIKEYPVKVFLFDLLYLNGHDYTVETLPVRRSKLEEVVDKVEEFTIAEYIRTNKVDELEKFFLKAISEGAEGVMVKALHGDSIYQAGTRGWLWIKFKRDYRSEMVDTVDLVVVGAFHGKGRRGGKYGALLMAAYNDEKDVFETVCKVGSGFKDEDLDKLPEILKPYMRDRRHPRVVANMEPDVWVEPALVAEIIGAELTLSPVHTCAYGKVKSDAGISIRFPRFIRWRPDKSPEDATTSNELVEMYQQQLKKITGETKPSEEA from the coding sequence ATGAGTAGTAGGCAGGCAGACATGCCTGTGGGGCTCCTCGCCGATGTCTTCGAGCGCATAGAGGCAATAACCTCTAGAACCCAGATGACTGCACTACTAGTCGGCTTATTCAAGCAAACGCCCCCAGAAATCATAGACAGGGTTGTCTACCTGATTCAGGGCAGGCTGTGGCCCGACTGGAAAGGGCTCCCTGAGATAGGTGTCGGCGAGAAGCTGCTCGTGAAAGCCATTGCCCTGGCCACCGGTGTCACAGAGGCCAGTGTAGAAGGGCTTTCAAAGAGCCTCGGCGACCTGGGTAAGGCGGCTGAGCAATTGAAGTCTAAGAGCACTGGTAGATCCCAGGGCGTCACACTGCTGAGCTACACGCAGCAGAGAACCGAGCTAACAGTCAACAGGGTGTATGAGACGCTGGTGAGGGTGGCAATGGCCCAGGGCGAGGGGAGCAAGGATATAAAGATAAGGTTGCTGGCCGGCTTACTCAAGGAGGCCTCGCCCAAGGAAGCCAAGTTCATAGTGAGGTTTGTTGAGGGGCGTCTACGGGTCGGTATAGGTGAGGCAACGATCATGGATGCGCTTGCAACAATCTACGGGGGCGGGGTAGCGGCGAGGCCGTTGATCGAGAGGGCGTATAATCTAAGAGCAGACCTGGGCGAGGTAGCAAAGATACTTGCTTCGAAAGGCCTGGAGGCTGTGAAGGAAGTGAGGCCTGAGGTTGGGACACCGATACGCCCCATGCTAGCTGAGAGACTGAGTGATCCAGGGGAGATCCTTGAGAAGGTTGGAGGAGACGCATTCATCGAGTACAAGTATGATGGTGAGAGAGCCCAGATACATAAGAAGGGCGACAAGGTGTGGATATTTTCAAGAAGGCTTGAAAACATAACTCAGCAATACCCCGATGTAGTCGAGCTCGCCAGAAACCATTTGAAGGCTGACGAAGCAATAGTTGAGGGAGAAATCGTCGCATACGACCCGGAGACAGGTGAGTTGAAGCCCTTCCAGGAGCTCATGCATAGGAAGAGGAAGCATGATATTCACTCAGCGATCAAGGAGTACCCTGTGAAAGTATTTCTCTTCGACCTCCTGTACCTTAATGGACACGACTACACTGTGGAAACCCTCCCGGTCAGGAGAAGCAAGCTCGAGGAGGTAGTGGATAAAGTAGAGGAGTTCACAATAGCCGAGTACATAAGGACCAACAAGGTGGATGAGCTGGAGAAGTTCTTCTTAAAGGCTATAAGCGAGGGAGCCGAGGGAGTCATGGTGAAAGCTCTCCACGGGGACTCAATATACCAGGCTGGCACAAGAGGCTGGCTATGGATCAAGTTTAAACGCGACTACAGGAGTGAAATGGTTGACACAGTGGATCTAGTCGTGGTAGGCGCCTTCCACGGGAAGGGGAGGAGAGGAGGGAAATACGGGGCCCTGCTCATGGCTGCATACAACGATGAGAAAGACGTATTTGAAACAGTGTGTAAAGTCGGGTCAGGCTTCAAGGACGAAGACCTCGACAAGCTCCCCGAGATATTGAAGCCGTATATGAGGGACAGGAGGCATCCACGCGTGGTAGCCAACATGGAGCCCGATGTATGGGTTGAGCCTGCATTGGTCGCGGAGATAATAGGTGCCGAGCTAACGCTTTCACCAGTGCACACATGTGCCTACGGCAAGGTGAAGAGCGATGCAGGCATATCGATAAGGTTCCCCAGGTTCATACGGTGGAGACCCGATAAGAGTCCCGAGGATGCTACGACGAGCAACGAGCTAGTGGAGATGTATCAGCAGCAATTGAAGAAGATAACGGGTGAAACCAAGCCAAGCGAGGAAGCCTAA
- a CDS encoding S16 family serine protease: MISVTLINRHRLAVLLILAALIISLGSPLISVGVEHWVREAGFKLLAVGEKGEGLTIDVAATIIYPGTGVLRTRGEGSVAGDTVNSMRLALWYASVLTGVDPGVIDVYITLRNPVKLEGPSATLLFTLVFTALLRGDRVNSSYTATGIIAPGGVVGAVGGLEAKLSAAAEAGLTRVVASSVAPVDSPLYYPSLTLLDAYHAFTGVDLVSRVEWSPVMHALNSSMLAGFNESYNYFTGLYESLDERLPVSWSDEYRVTARLYHERSLEAYSARLYYAAASMAFASLHSILASYLHYVSTYSPQLLRGELSRLLAESNETINRVRSGMAELSREISSQGSVDLCLLDSLVLTYERIIEVDRGIQVLQRELSGTQRLEDLVPEASYLYARSLTALEWLRITNSTRHPCGIPVGLSSVEGLIDSLKEALEVHVAYLDDLTNSSIILTGDTWVEDGVGRLAYYVSLFQDIASQFYSLTGLPRVLPIHVDHDAYAALLDTYASLLAALSQAGREGWTPLPSSLALAELVEAGVMATGNNTYSASLILKECSRLYTYLFLAEALKRSGENTYMYSWMSIRNIVAYASLVLVATGSLIMLKARFRGGRPGHVDLVSQHP; the protein is encoded by the coding sequence TTGATCAGTGTTACGCTGATAAACCGCCATAGGCTTGCCGTGCTCCTCATACTTGCCGCCCTGATAATCTCCCTGGGAAGCCCCCTGATAAGTGTCGGTGTCGAACACTGGGTTAGGGAAGCCGGCTTCAAGCTACTCGCAGTAGGCGAGAAGGGGGAGGGGTTAACGATAGATGTGGCTGCCACGATAATCTACCCGGGCACCGGGGTCTTGAGAACTAGAGGGGAGGGCAGCGTAGCCGGGGACACCGTTAACTCGATGAGGCTTGCACTATGGTATGCCTCAGTGTTAACCGGTGTTGATCCAGGCGTGATCGACGTGTACATCACGTTGAGGAACCCGGTTAAACTAGAGGGGCCTAGTGCAACCCTGTTGTTCACGCTAGTGTTTACGGCACTGCTACGTGGAGACCGGGTTAACTCCTCCTACACTGCCACAGGTATAATAGCTCCGGGCGGCGTGGTTGGTGCTGTAGGCGGGCTTGAAGCAAAGCTGAGTGCAGCCGCTGAAGCCGGCTTGACGAGGGTTGTAGCCTCATCAGTTGCCCCGGTTGATTCCCCGCTTTACTATCCATCGCTCACGCTTCTCGACGCCTACCACGCGTTCACGGGAGTCGACTTGGTTAGCCGGGTTGAGTGGTCTCCCGTAATGCACGCATTAAACAGCTCCATGCTCGCAGGCTTCAATGAATCCTACAACTACTTCACCGGTCTCTACGAGTCGCTTGATGAGAGGCTACCGGTCTCCTGGAGCGATGAGTACCGTGTAACTGCGAGACTCTACCATGAGAGGTCTCTTGAAGCATACTCGGCGAGGCTGTACTATGCAGCCGCATCAATGGCGTTCGCCAGCCTCCACAGTATCCTAGCCTCATACCTCCACTATGTGAGCACGTACAGCCCCCAGCTACTTCGAGGAGAACTCTCCAGGCTCCTTGCGGAGAGCAATGAAACCATCAATAGAGTGAGGAGTGGCATGGCCGAGCTCAGCAGGGAGATTTCCTCTCAGGGAAGCGTGGACTTATGCCTCCTCGACTCCCTCGTGTTAACTTATGAGAGGATAATTGAAGTTGACCGAGGGATACAGGTCCTCCAGAGGGAGCTCTCAGGCACTCAACGCCTAGAGGACCTAGTACCGGAGGCCAGCTACTTGTATGCTAGATCCCTGACAGCCCTCGAATGGTTAAGGATCACTAATTCGACAAGACACCCCTGCGGGATACCCGTGGGTTTAAGCAGTGTAGAGGGGCTTATAGACAGCCTTAAAGAAGCACTGGAGGTACACGTCGCCTACCTAGATGACCTAACGAACTCCAGCATAATATTGACTGGTGACACATGGGTAGAAGACGGTGTAGGAAGGCTTGCATACTATGTCTCACTATTCCAAGACATCGCCTCACAGTTCTACTCGCTCACCGGGCTCCCGCGAGTGCTCCCTATCCATGTGGATCACGATGCATACGCAGCCCTCCTCGATACGTATGCAAGCCTCCTCGCCGCCCTCAGCCAAGCGGGCCGGGAGGGTTGGACACCGCTTCCAAGCAGTCTTGCACTAGCTGAACTCGTTGAAGCCGGTGTCATGGCAACCGGGAACAACACTTACTCAGCGAGCCTGATTCTCAAGGAGTGCTCCAGGCTCTACACGTACCTCTTCCTGGCAGAGGCTTTGAAACGGAGCGGGGAGAACACCTATATGTATTCATGGATGAGCATTAGGAACATCGTGGCCTACGCATCACTGGTACTGGTAGCCACTGGCTCCCTGATCATGTTGAAAGCCCGTTTTCGAGGAGGAAGACCGGGGCATGTAGACCTGGTGAGCCAGCACCCGTAG
- the udg gene encoding type-4 uracil-DNA glycosylase, translating to MDEWGSLVNSILSCKRCRLSEHRKNPVPGEGDTNSRVMLVGEAPGEREDETGRPFVGAAGKLLTELIESIGFKRESLYITNVVKCRPPNNRDPEDDEIKACLPYLLKQIELLKPRVIVALGRHAARTLFELGGLKWVNMSSMHGKAFNAVINGVHTVIIPTFHPAAALYNPGLKDELRKDFEGVIRKHIEEAFKASSTSRKGRTILDFLGDSSRQG from the coding sequence ATGGATGAGTGGGGCAGCCTCGTTAACTCAATACTGAGCTGTAAGAGATGCAGGCTCAGCGAGCACAGGAAGAACCCGGTGCCAGGGGAGGGGGACACGAATAGCAGGGTGATGCTTGTCGGCGAGGCACCTGGTGAAAGGGAGGATGAAACCGGGAGGCCATTCGTCGGTGCGGCAGGCAAGCTCCTCACTGAGCTCATAGAGTCAATAGGGTTTAAGCGTGAGAGCCTCTACATAACCAATGTAGTCAAGTGCAGGCCGCCGAACAATAGGGACCCCGAGGACGATGAGATAAAGGCCTGCCTACCATACCTGTTGAAGCAGATAGAGCTGCTTAAGCCGAGGGTGATAGTGGCGCTCGGGAGGCATGCTGCTAGAACACTCTTCGAGCTAGGGGGCCTTAAATGGGTGAATATGAGCAGTATGCATGGAAAAGCCTTCAACGCGGTCATCAACGGGGTTCACACTGTTATAATACCGACATTCCACCCGGCTGCAGCCCTCTACAATCCTGGTTTAAAGGATGAGCTTAGAAAAGACTTTGAAGGAGTGATAAGGAAGCATATCGAGGAGGCCTTCAAGGCTTCCTCGACCAGTAGGAAGGGTAGGACTATACTTGACTTCCTAGGCGACTCCAGTAGACAGGGCTAG
- a CDS encoding GtrA family protein: protein MYVKVLEKNGLKLYVLKGLEDLANTLEPGEANVVLLLDTGVIDRIAFKLLGIPAYFCMGKAVIGFTTSREDDAPPCESEGHRNLFMERDGGVKLKLYSQRLPRILALPLSEVNRVARFIAVGASGVAVNLAVAELSHRLLQGNPLIANPIASTAGFEASVLWNFTLHEEWTFKDAGLSSKGRLVRLIKYHLASIASWMSQVFFATVMPIYLGTPFWLGQAVGVLVGFTVNFILGYIYTWSWSRL, encoded by the coding sequence GTGTACGTCAAGGTGCTTGAAAAGAATGGTTTGAAACTATATGTGTTGAAGGGGCTTGAAGACCTAGCGAACACCCTTGAACCAGGTGAAGCCAACGTAGTGTTACTGCTGGATACAGGGGTTATCGATAGGATTGCATTCAAGCTACTCGGGATCCCGGCCTACTTCTGCATGGGCAAGGCCGTCATAGGGTTCACGACGAGCAGGGAGGACGATGCCCCTCCATGTGAATCCGAGGGCCACAGGAACCTCTTCATGGAGCGTGACGGAGGAGTAAAGCTGAAGCTGTACAGTCAGAGACTCCCAAGGATCCTCGCACTCCCCTTATCCGAGGTGAACAGGGTTGCGAGATTCATTGCGGTCGGCGCCTCAGGGGTCGCGGTGAACCTGGCCGTAGCCGAGCTCTCACACAGGCTGCTGCAGGGTAACCCGCTGATAGCGAACCCTATAGCGTCCACTGCAGGCTTCGAAGCCAGTGTCCTCTGGAACTTCACGCTTCACGAGGAGTGGACGTTCAAGGATGCAGGGCTTTCAAGCAAGGGGAGGCTGGTGAGGCTCATTAAATACCATTTGGCGAGTATTGCAAGCTGGATGAGCCAGGTCTTCTTCGCTACAGTGATGCCCATCTACCTTGGCACACCATTCTGGCTTGGCCAAGCTGTAGGAGTCCTAGTAGGCTTCACTGTAAACTTTATATTAGGATACATATATACGTGGAGCTGGAGTAGACTGTAA
- a CDS encoding DUF5622 domain-containing protein: protein MGLKHGKYIYVKRSDGWYVKVRVLNVRFGKKQGEGVDASNPTRYIVTGSKTRIPPVHAVVVEEEAIPQPVRSSLYEV, encoded by the coding sequence ATGGGTTTGAAGCACGGTAAATACATCTACGTCAAGAGGAGCGACGGCTGGTATGTTAAGGTACGCGTGCTCAACGTTAGGTTTGGAAAGAAGCAGGGTGAAGGAGTAGATGCGAGTAATCCAACGAGGTACATTGTGACAGGCTCTAAGACAAGGATTCCACCGGTACACGCCGTCGTGGTCGAGGAGGAAGCCATCCCCCAGCCTGTGAGAAGCAGCCTCTACGAGGTATAA
- a CDS encoding transglutaminase-like domain-containing protein — protein sequence MSSMKGVLVAVILASLVAYMIGSLYPVPVGIPGITTGSPGAAASTVTTTVTETMWKTTTYTNTLTSIAFQTLVSTTTVTTTLTEYSVSTIILAEGPGLTRVEVVIPSFRQADSGGELMLAGRYLALRYASWRPFIAVCEANTNTTCMYLTPFQVKGPAVYAKLLSYDGFYYTELYDVAEVVAGISSMGMAKPILLFKAADGWSCSLTASSQSAVTIANCSRVSLNVGPAKGMSMIEAVVRYVNSTSISYVSSILYQSGSEPSLPNATWRVLQWLDENASYDYDKAASNSTYIYDPITFATLKKGICTDYALFTATALVNISWDVYILVFNTTNGGHAVAGVVVNGGFFILDQHLPPVEVDDYFRDLESFIGGSLNSDIFLHRIWLENGSLRLLMTRVSLGDLARLYPDTNPADGLTQAFASELVNVFKALGRYNPGAGSQVCVDFTWPGFKYYSDALAKQYAVYVAEKVLQQGGSIIVSSVALTDQYTVHICYR from the coding sequence ATGTCTTCCATGAAGGGTGTTCTGGTAGCGGTTATCCTGGCATCCCTAGTCGCCTATATGATTGGCTCACTGTACCCGGTTCCAGTGGGGATCCCAGGTATCACCACGGGGTCTCCGGGTGCTGCAGCGTCAACCGTGACGACAACTGTTACGGAGACCATGTGGAAGACCACAACCTACACGAATACCTTGACCAGTATAGCTTTCCAGACGCTTGTCTCAACGACCACTGTGACGACAACCCTCACGGAGTACTCTGTTTCAACGATAATCCTTGCCGAGGGCCCGGGGTTAACCAGAGTAGAGGTTGTGATACCCTCATTTAGGCAGGCTGACAGCGGTGGCGAGCTGATGTTGGCTGGACGCTACCTCGCTTTAAGGTATGCCTCGTGGAGGCCCTTCATAGCGGTATGTGAGGCTAATACAAACACCACCTGTATGTATCTCACGCCCTTCCAGGTGAAGGGGCCAGCTGTCTACGCTAAGCTGCTCTCCTACGACGGGTTCTACTATACTGAGCTCTATGATGTGGCCGAGGTAGTGGCCGGGATATCATCAATGGGGATGGCGAAGCCGATCCTGCTTTTCAAGGCTGCTGATGGATGGAGTTGCAGCCTGACTGCTTCATCGCAGTCAGCGGTGACTATTGCAAACTGCTCACGGGTATCTCTGAACGTGGGGCCTGCTAAAGGTATGAGCATGATCGAGGCAGTGGTAAGGTATGTTAACTCTACATCGATAAGCTATGTTTCAAGTATTCTCTACCAGTCCGGCTCAGAGCCCAGCCTACCTAATGCTACATGGAGGGTTTTACAGTGGCTTGATGAGAACGCGTCTTACGACTATGATAAAGCAGCATCCAACTCAACCTACATCTACGACCCGATAACATTCGCCACGCTGAAAAAAGGGATATGCACGGATTACGCTTTATTCACGGCGACGGCACTAGTGAACATTAGCTGGGACGTCTACATCCTCGTGTTCAACACAACGAACGGTGGGCATGCGGTGGCAGGCGTCGTGGTGAATGGTGGTTTCTTCATACTGGATCAACACTTGCCGCCAGTGGAGGTTGACGACTACTTCAGGGACCTGGAGTCCTTTATAGGTGGATCGTTGAACAGCGACATATTCCTTCACAGAATATGGTTGGAGAACGGTTCTCTCAGGCTCTTAATGACCCGTGTATCCCTGGGCGACTTGGCGAGATTATACCCGGACACTAACCCGGCGGATGGCTTAACACAGGCCTTCGCTTCAGAGCTCGTCAACGTGTTCAAGGCTCTCGGCAGGTATAATCCGGGAGCAGGGTCCCAGGTATGCGTGGACTTCACGTGGCCGGGGTTCAAGTACTATAGTGACGCCCTAGCTAAACAGTATGCTGTTTACGTGGCTGAGAAAGTGCTTCAGCAGGGTGGTAGCATCATTGTATCGAGTGTGGCATTGACAGATCAATACACGGTTCACATATGCTACAGGTAG